A genomic window from Cardiocondyla obscurior isolate alpha-2009 linkage group LG02, Cobs3.1, whole genome shotgun sequence includes:
- the Stac gene encoding protein unc-13 homolog 4B isoform X5: MPFWILWRRTENEKQKDKEENCVTLRKRPNAPEKSMRALLALSSIEIQESDGGFFENLGTLLAEKARAQAEAEGPIPEPKDETQEDEDDTLNEEPSIEEPTEALLETDSDRDEDEHTRNFLAESVGLNIEELYAALVYMTQHQIGFDVSKECSQESLLNHLQNAFKIDNITHEKVLEQTRNLEPPELHLNVEVIEARELVSKDSNGKSDPFCALYLESGPTRRYNTAVKTCTLSPIWEEHFELPLEDPENDILYLEVWDFDAAETVPEKMSKVKDIKGVRGLVKLAKEIAVTATTGSHNNEFIGRCRIPLKDIPTSGHTMWYSLDKKNKSKRRGVVKLRLAFSAEHNVQVAAQEHRHLLRVLLLYEIETEKIEKYCWCGRWSGPAEALILQHSAQRGLLARNVALAQWVEYANIHQEHPLSFTVFNKIIKNLLRPMDSGLFSADETKLFWKATKKIVFSCLNSIRKIRKLILGDKNTTAQLSSILEILSSISSLQVPEEINLFPTKMFFWFPESDDLKVDVLQALEYTITQSCAEWFEHILSNNSPDTESDEDAIRYHIKVIQLIRADLQKANDYYNKLFIKKINVPYARIMYIAYEKRISDMCTIIIEDVCARLKRIEVDSTDNAELSLGTTLFELYLTLQRYAILGQALCAEGELEDMKIQNYYDWFRGGVAHWLEIAVYKALKRIDRAVEIDSLQAVDSSVQYSSSAVDTLTTFYQIKVFWTQLAWPDVEGSYTFLARIIDDICKCSMAYADKMAAKAEMTTELELLSQSSVYEKRFTISTAWCFAINNIDYIRTSIAPLAKDLGLQNIVDALGEHKTHEEADRCRQTLQLIIDNATDTVKNKIIELLEVVASKMAPAMNRYLMEGAELIDTTSNAMDRLLQYLDSNLITLHDNLNEDNFNRVLLVIWEIISQTLYELVNTNLEKRRPPSFYSNLHRTLHTLIRFFNLGADETANVQVLQKIEQLLKLHGLETAELIHRYHQERVEEQKEMEEPSYGLVSVKAYFLDNSLNIQILNARNLHCMDSNGQFIGKLSTLERKLHSKSKQKVKEGKTSKCDSYVKIRLLPEEKFTDIKAPKTHVQKETLFPLFDETFNIPLTPEQRAFETAIVAFEIKDKDFLRSRFMAEAFLPFKEIPDIEPQTGFATLDQIHLKLSRPIKKITDIIRALEHRKGDNQATDFISRLNTKTNTK, from the exons AATACAAGAATCAGATGGCGGCTTTTTCGAAAATCTCGGTACGCTACTCGCAGAAAAAGCTCGCGCTCAAGCTGAAGCAGAAGGTCCAATTCCAGAACCGAAAGATGAAACGCAAGAAGATGAAGACGATACCTTGAACGAGGAACCAAGTATTGAGGAACCAACTGAAGCTCTGTTAGAAACTGACAGTGATAGAGACGAAGATGAACATACCCGGAACTTCTTAGCCGAATCGGTGGGCTTAAAC ATCGAAGAACTATATGCTGCATTAGTGTATATGACACAACATCAAATTGGCTTTGACGTGTCCAAAGAATGTAGTCAAGAAAGTCTTTTGAACCATTTACAAAATGcctttaaaattgataatataaCGCACGAGAAAGTATTAGAACAAACGCGAAATCTTgag cCACCAGAACTACATCTTAATGTGGAAGTAATCGAAGCTAGAGAATTAGTTTCCAAAGATTCTAATGGCAAAAGTGATCCTTTCTGCGCTCTTTACCTTGAATCAGGACCTACCAGAAGATATAATACTGCTGTCAAAACTTGTACACTAAGTCCAATCTGGGAAGAACACTTTGAACT ACCCTTGGAAGATCCTGAAAATGATATTTTGTACCTTGAAGTGTG GGATTTTGATGCTGCCGAAACCGTGCCTGAAAAAATGAGTAAAGTCAAAGATATTAAAGGCGTTCGTGGCTTAGTTAAATTAGCCAAAGAAATTGCAGTAACAGCTACAACTGGTAGTCACAATAATGAATTTATTGGTCGATGTCGAATACCGTTAAAG gaTATACCAACATCGGGCCATACAATGTGGTATTCTTTAGACAAGAAAAACAAGTCTAAACGTCGCGGTGTTGTAAAGCTTCGACTGGCTTTCAGCGCTGAGCACAATGTACAAGTGGCTGCACAAGAACATAGGCATTTGTTAAGAGTACTGCTTCTTTACGAGattgaaacagaaaaaatcgaaaaatattgtTGGTGTGGTCGCTGGTCAGGACCAGCTGAAGCGCTCATTCTTCAACATAGCGCGCAACGTGGTTTATTAGCTAGAAATGTCGCTTTAGCACAATGGGTTGAATACGCAAATATCCATCAGGAGCATCCATTAAGTTTTACAGttttcaacaaaataataaaaaatttacttagaCCTATGGACAGCGGTCTATTCTCCGCCGACGAAACAAAACTCTTTTGGAAAGCTAcgaagaaaattgtattttcatGCTTAAACAGTATacgtaaaattagaaaattaattttggggGATAAAAATACTACGGCACAATTATCTTCTATCTTAGA gaTATTATCATCTATATCTTCTCTACAAGTTCCTgaagaaattaatctttttcctACCAAAATGTTTTTTTGGTTTCCCGAATCTGATGATTTAAAAGTAGACGTACTTCAAGCTTTGGAATACACCATTACGCAAAGCTGCGCCGAATG GTTTGAACACATACTAAGCAACAATTCACCTGATACGGAATCAGATGAAGACGCGATTAGGTATCATATTAAAGTAATTCAACTGATTAGAGCAGACTTGCAGAAAGCTAATGATTATTATAACAAACTATTCATAAA aaaaattaacgttCCGTATGCAAGAATAATGTATATTGCGTACGAGAAGAGAATCAGTGATATGTGTACAATCATTATAGAGGATGTGTGTGCCAGATTGAAACGAATTGAGGTTGATAGTACTGACAACGCAGAATTGAGTCTAGGCACGACTCTATTTGAGCTCTATCTTACGCTTCAAAGATATGCTAt ACTTGGTCAAGCACTTTGTGCCGAAGGAGAGTTAGAAGACATGAAGATACAGAATTATTACGATTGGTTTAGAGGTGGTGTCGCGCATTGGCTAGAAATTGCAGTGTATAAAGCACTTAAACGAATCGATAGAGCAGTCGAAATCGATAGTTTACAAGCAGTCGACAGTAGCGTTCAATATAGTTCAAGCGCTGTAGATACATTAACaacattttatcaaattaaagtGTTTTGGACGCAGCTAGCGTGGCCCGATGTTGAAGGTTCTTACACTTTCTTAGCAAGAATTATTGAC gaCATTTGTAAATGTTCTATGGCATACGCCGATAAAATGGCAGCGAAAGCAGAGATGACAACGGAATTAGAATTACTCTCTCAGAGTAGTGTCTAtgaaaaaagatttacaatATCGACAGCATGGTGCTTTGCcattaataatatcgattaTATTAGAACATCGATTGCACCGCTGGCAAAGGACTTAGGACTGCAGAATATTGTGGATGCTTTAGGAGAGCACAAAACTCATGAGGAGGCTGATCGTTGTCGACAGACTCTTCAGCTTATCATTGACAACGCTACGGATACCGTGAAAAACAAGATCATAGAGTTATTGGAAGTTGTTGCCAGTAAAATGGCTCCTGCAATGAACAG ataCCTCATGGAGGGTGCCGAATTAATTGATACGACCAGTAATGCGATGGATCGTCTACTACAGTATTTAGATAGCAATCTGATAACTCTGCATGATAATCTTAACGAGGACAACTTTAACAGGGTTCTTTTAGTAATTTGGGAAATTATATCTCAAACGTTATATGAGTTAGTTAATACTAATTTAGAG AAACGACGACCACCATCATTTTATTCGAACTTGCATAGAACTCTTCACACTCTCATTCGATTTTTTAACCTTGGTGCCGACGAAACAGCAAATGTGcaagttttacaaaaaatcgaacaacttttaaaattacatggACTTGAGACTGCCGAGCTTATACATCGTTATCATCAGGAACGTGTGGAAGAACAAAAGGAAATGGAAGAGCCCAGCTACGGTCTCGTCAGCGTCAAGGCATATTTCCTTGATAATTCATTGAATATACAAATCCTGAATGCCAGAAATCTCCATTGTATGGATAGTAACG GCCAATTTATAGGCAAGCTGTCTACTCTCGAGCGTAAACTACATTCAAAATCTAAACAAAAAGTCAAAGAAGGGAAGACAA GTAAATGCGATTCCTACGTAAAAATCAGATTACTGCccgaagaaaaatttactgACATTAAAGCGCCGAAGACACATGTACAGAAAGAAACACTTTTCCCTCTTTTCGACGAAACATTTAACAT TCCTCTTACTCCAGAACAAAGGGCCTTTGAAACTGCTATAGTGGCATTTGAGATAAAAGACAAAGATTTTCTCAGATCAAGATTTATGGCGGAAGCTTTTTTACCTTTTAAAGAGATTCCTGATATTGAACCACAAACTGGTTTTGCAACTTTAGACCAAATACATTTGAAACTATCTCGTCCAATTAAGAAaa TTACGGACATCATTCGCGCATTAGAGCACCGAAAAGGAGATAATCAGGCAACAGATTTCATTTCAAGACTTAATACTAAAACAAACACTAAATGA
- the Stac gene encoding protein unc-13 homolog 4B isoform X7 has translation MRAGAATSYIARIQESDGGFFENLGTLLAEKARAQAEAEGPIPEPKDETQEDEDDTLNEEPSIEEPTEALLETDSDRDEDEHTRNFLAESVGLNIEELYAALVYMTQHQIGFDVSKECSQESLLNHLQNAFKIDNITHEKVLEQTRNLEPPELHLNVEVIEARELVSKDSNGKSDPFCALYLESGPTRRYNTAVKTCTLSPIWEEHFELPLEDPENDILYLEVWDFDAAETVPEKMSKVKDIKGVRGLVKLAKEIAVTATTGSHNNEFIGRCRIPLKDIPTSGHTMWYSLDKKNKSKRRGVVKLRLAFSAEHNVQVAAQEHRHLLRVLLLYEIETEKIEKYCWCGRWSGPAEALILQHSAQRGLLARNVALAQWVEYANIHQEHPLSFTVFNKIIKNLLRPMDSGLFSADETKLFWKATKKIVFSCLNSIRKIRKLILGDKNTTAQLSSILEILSSISSLQVPEEINLFPTKMFFWFPESDDLKVDVLQALEYTITQSCAEWFEHILSNNSPDTESDEDAIRYHIKVIQLIRADLQKANDYYNKLFIKKINVPYARIMYIAYEKRISDMCTIIIEDVCARLKRIEVDSTDNAELSLGTTLFELYLTLQRYAILGQALCAEGELEDMKIQNYYDWFRGGVAHWLEIAVYKALKRIDRAVEIDSLQAVDSSVQYSSSAVDTLTTFYQIKVFWTQLAWPDVEGSYTFLARIIDDICKCSMAYADKMAAKAEMTTELELLSQSSVYEKRFTISTAWCFAINNIDYIRTSIAPLAKDLGLQNIVDALGEHKTHEEADRCRQTLQLIIDNATDTVKNKIIELLEVVASKMAPAMNRYLMEGAELIDTTSNAMDRLLQYLDSNLITLHDNLNEDNFNRVLLVIWEIISQTLYELVNTNLEKRRPPSFYSNLHRTLHTLIRFFNLGADETANVQVLQKIEQLLKLHGLETAELIHRYHQERVEEQKEMEEPSYGLVSVKAYFLDNSLNIQILNARNLHCMDSNGQFIGKLSTLERKLHSKSKQKVKEGKTSKCDSYVKIRLLPEEKFTDIKAPKTHVQKETLFPLFDETFNIPLTPEQRAFETAIVAFEIKDKDFLRSRFMAEAFLPFKEIPDIEPQTGFATLDQIHLKLSRPIKKITDIIRALEHRKGDNQATDFISRLNTKTNTK, from the exons AATACAAGAATCAGATGGCGGCTTTTTCGAAAATCTCGGTACGCTACTCGCAGAAAAAGCTCGCGCTCAAGCTGAAGCAGAAGGTCCAATTCCAGAACCGAAAGATGAAACGCAAGAAGATGAAGACGATACCTTGAACGAGGAACCAAGTATTGAGGAACCAACTGAAGCTCTGTTAGAAACTGACAGTGATAGAGACGAAGATGAACATACCCGGAACTTCTTAGCCGAATCGGTGGGCTTAAAC ATCGAAGAACTATATGCTGCATTAGTGTATATGACACAACATCAAATTGGCTTTGACGTGTCCAAAGAATGTAGTCAAGAAAGTCTTTTGAACCATTTACAAAATGcctttaaaattgataatataaCGCACGAGAAAGTATTAGAACAAACGCGAAATCTTgag cCACCAGAACTACATCTTAATGTGGAAGTAATCGAAGCTAGAGAATTAGTTTCCAAAGATTCTAATGGCAAAAGTGATCCTTTCTGCGCTCTTTACCTTGAATCAGGACCTACCAGAAGATATAATACTGCTGTCAAAACTTGTACACTAAGTCCAATCTGGGAAGAACACTTTGAACT ACCCTTGGAAGATCCTGAAAATGATATTTTGTACCTTGAAGTGTG GGATTTTGATGCTGCCGAAACCGTGCCTGAAAAAATGAGTAAAGTCAAAGATATTAAAGGCGTTCGTGGCTTAGTTAAATTAGCCAAAGAAATTGCAGTAACAGCTACAACTGGTAGTCACAATAATGAATTTATTGGTCGATGTCGAATACCGTTAAAG gaTATACCAACATCGGGCCATACAATGTGGTATTCTTTAGACAAGAAAAACAAGTCTAAACGTCGCGGTGTTGTAAAGCTTCGACTGGCTTTCAGCGCTGAGCACAATGTACAAGTGGCTGCACAAGAACATAGGCATTTGTTAAGAGTACTGCTTCTTTACGAGattgaaacagaaaaaatcgaaaaatattgtTGGTGTGGTCGCTGGTCAGGACCAGCTGAAGCGCTCATTCTTCAACATAGCGCGCAACGTGGTTTATTAGCTAGAAATGTCGCTTTAGCACAATGGGTTGAATACGCAAATATCCATCAGGAGCATCCATTAAGTTTTACAGttttcaacaaaataataaaaaatttacttagaCCTATGGACAGCGGTCTATTCTCCGCCGACGAAACAAAACTCTTTTGGAAAGCTAcgaagaaaattgtattttcatGCTTAAACAGTATacgtaaaattagaaaattaattttggggGATAAAAATACTACGGCACAATTATCTTCTATCTTAGA gaTATTATCATCTATATCTTCTCTACAAGTTCCTgaagaaattaatctttttcctACCAAAATGTTTTTTTGGTTTCCCGAATCTGATGATTTAAAAGTAGACGTACTTCAAGCTTTGGAATACACCATTACGCAAAGCTGCGCCGAATG GTTTGAACACATACTAAGCAACAATTCACCTGATACGGAATCAGATGAAGACGCGATTAGGTATCATATTAAAGTAATTCAACTGATTAGAGCAGACTTGCAGAAAGCTAATGATTATTATAACAAACTATTCATAAA aaaaattaacgttCCGTATGCAAGAATAATGTATATTGCGTACGAGAAGAGAATCAGTGATATGTGTACAATCATTATAGAGGATGTGTGTGCCAGATTGAAACGAATTGAGGTTGATAGTACTGACAACGCAGAATTGAGTCTAGGCACGACTCTATTTGAGCTCTATCTTACGCTTCAAAGATATGCTAt ACTTGGTCAAGCACTTTGTGCCGAAGGAGAGTTAGAAGACATGAAGATACAGAATTATTACGATTGGTTTAGAGGTGGTGTCGCGCATTGGCTAGAAATTGCAGTGTATAAAGCACTTAAACGAATCGATAGAGCAGTCGAAATCGATAGTTTACAAGCAGTCGACAGTAGCGTTCAATATAGTTCAAGCGCTGTAGATACATTAACaacattttatcaaattaaagtGTTTTGGACGCAGCTAGCGTGGCCCGATGTTGAAGGTTCTTACACTTTCTTAGCAAGAATTATTGAC gaCATTTGTAAATGTTCTATGGCATACGCCGATAAAATGGCAGCGAAAGCAGAGATGACAACGGAATTAGAATTACTCTCTCAGAGTAGTGTCTAtgaaaaaagatttacaatATCGACAGCATGGTGCTTTGCcattaataatatcgattaTATTAGAACATCGATTGCACCGCTGGCAAAGGACTTAGGACTGCAGAATATTGTGGATGCTTTAGGAGAGCACAAAACTCATGAGGAGGCTGATCGTTGTCGACAGACTCTTCAGCTTATCATTGACAACGCTACGGATACCGTGAAAAACAAGATCATAGAGTTATTGGAAGTTGTTGCCAGTAAAATGGCTCCTGCAATGAACAG ataCCTCATGGAGGGTGCCGAATTAATTGATACGACCAGTAATGCGATGGATCGTCTACTACAGTATTTAGATAGCAATCTGATAACTCTGCATGATAATCTTAACGAGGACAACTTTAACAGGGTTCTTTTAGTAATTTGGGAAATTATATCTCAAACGTTATATGAGTTAGTTAATACTAATTTAGAG AAACGACGACCACCATCATTTTATTCGAACTTGCATAGAACTCTTCACACTCTCATTCGATTTTTTAACCTTGGTGCCGACGAAACAGCAAATGTGcaagttttacaaaaaatcgaacaacttttaaaattacatggACTTGAGACTGCCGAGCTTATACATCGTTATCATCAGGAACGTGTGGAAGAACAAAAGGAAATGGAAGAGCCCAGCTACGGTCTCGTCAGCGTCAAGGCATATTTCCTTGATAATTCATTGAATATACAAATCCTGAATGCCAGAAATCTCCATTGTATGGATAGTAACG GCCAATTTATAGGCAAGCTGTCTACTCTCGAGCGTAAACTACATTCAAAATCTAAACAAAAAGTCAAAGAAGGGAAGACAA GTAAATGCGATTCCTACGTAAAAATCAGATTACTGCccgaagaaaaatttactgACATTAAAGCGCCGAAGACACATGTACAGAAAGAAACACTTTTCCCTCTTTTCGACGAAACATTTAACAT TCCTCTTACTCCAGAACAAAGGGCCTTTGAAACTGCTATAGTGGCATTTGAGATAAAAGACAAAGATTTTCTCAGATCAAGATTTATGGCGGAAGCTTTTTTACCTTTTAAAGAGATTCCTGATATTGAACCACAAACTGGTTTTGCAACTTTAGACCAAATACATTTGAAACTATCTCGTCCAATTAAGAAaa TTACGGACATCATTCGCGCATTAGAGCACCGAAAAGGAGATAATCAGGCAACAGATTTCATTTCAAGACTTAATACTAAAACAAACACTAAATGA
- the Stac gene encoding protein unc-13 homolog 4B isoform X8, producing MRFNMVSTNPPIGASTLNRMRNTFCGVPKAEIERRTNELLQSMTIEELYAALVYMTQHQIGFDVSKECSQESLLNHLQNAFKIDNITHEKVLEQTRNLEPPELHLNVEVIEARELVSKDSNGKSDPFCALYLESGPTRRYNTAVKTCTLSPIWEEHFELPLEDPENDILYLEVWDFDAAETVPEKMSKVKDIKGVRGLVKLAKEIAVTATTGSHNNEFIGRCRIPLKDIPTSGHTMWYSLDKKNKSKRRGVVKLRLAFSAEHNVQVAAQEHRHLLRVLLLYEIETEKIEKYCWCGRWSGPAEALILQHSAQRGLLARNVALAQWVEYANIHQEHPLSFTVFNKIIKNLLRPMDSGLFSADETKLFWKATKKIVFSCLNSIRKIRKLILGDKNTTAQLSSILEILSSISSLQVPEEINLFPTKMFFWFPESDDLKVDVLQALEYTITQSCAEWFEHILSNNSPDTESDEDAIRYHIKVIQLIRADLQKANDYYNKLFIKKINVPYARIMYIAYEKRISDMCTIIIEDVCARLKRIEVDSTDNAELSLGTTLFELYLTLQRYAILGQALCAEGELEDMKIQNYYDWFRGGVAHWLEIAVYKALKRIDRAVEIDSLQAVDSSVQYSSSAVDTLTTFYQIKVFWTQLAWPDVEGSYTFLARIIDDICKCSMAYADKMAAKAEMTTELELLSQSSVYEKRFTISTAWCFAINNIDYIRTSIAPLAKDLGLQNIVDALGEHKTHEEADRCRQTLQLIIDNATDTVKNKIIELLEVVASKMAPAMNRYLMEGAELIDTTSNAMDRLLQYLDSNLITLHDNLNEDNFNRVLLVIWEIISQTLYELVNTNLEKRRPPSFYSNLHRTLHTLIRFFNLGADETANVQVLQKIEQLLKLHGLETAELIHRYHQERVEEQKEMEEPSYGLVSVKAYFLDNSLNIQILNARNLHCMDSNGQFIGKLSTLERKLHSKSKQKVKEGKTSKCDSYVKIRLLPEEKFTDIKAPKTHVQKETLFPLFDETFNIPLTPEQRAFETAIVAFEIKDKDFLRSRFMAEAFLPFKEIPDIEPQTGFATLDQIHLKLSRPIKKITDIIRALEHRKGDNQATDFISRLNTKTNTK from the exons atgAGATTCAATATGGTGAGCACAAATCCGCCCATAGGGGCGAGCACCCTTAATCGTAtgagaaatacattttgtgGAGTGCCGAAGGCTGAAATTGAACGTAGAACTAATGAGCTTTTGCAATCTATGACG ATCGAAGAACTATATGCTGCATTAGTGTATATGACACAACATCAAATTGGCTTTGACGTGTCCAAAGAATGTAGTCAAGAAAGTCTTTTGAACCATTTACAAAATGcctttaaaattgataatataaCGCACGAGAAAGTATTAGAACAAACGCGAAATCTTgag cCACCAGAACTACATCTTAATGTGGAAGTAATCGAAGCTAGAGAATTAGTTTCCAAAGATTCTAATGGCAAAAGTGATCCTTTCTGCGCTCTTTACCTTGAATCAGGACCTACCAGAAGATATAATACTGCTGTCAAAACTTGTACACTAAGTCCAATCTGGGAAGAACACTTTGAACT ACCCTTGGAAGATCCTGAAAATGATATTTTGTACCTTGAAGTGTG GGATTTTGATGCTGCCGAAACCGTGCCTGAAAAAATGAGTAAAGTCAAAGATATTAAAGGCGTTCGTGGCTTAGTTAAATTAGCCAAAGAAATTGCAGTAACAGCTACAACTGGTAGTCACAATAATGAATTTATTGGTCGATGTCGAATACCGTTAAAG gaTATACCAACATCGGGCCATACAATGTGGTATTCTTTAGACAAGAAAAACAAGTCTAAACGTCGCGGTGTTGTAAAGCTTCGACTGGCTTTCAGCGCTGAGCACAATGTACAAGTGGCTGCACAAGAACATAGGCATTTGTTAAGAGTACTGCTTCTTTACGAGattgaaacagaaaaaatcgaaaaatattgtTGGTGTGGTCGCTGGTCAGGACCAGCTGAAGCGCTCATTCTTCAACATAGCGCGCAACGTGGTTTATTAGCTAGAAATGTCGCTTTAGCACAATGGGTTGAATACGCAAATATCCATCAGGAGCATCCATTAAGTTTTACAGttttcaacaaaataataaaaaatttacttagaCCTATGGACAGCGGTCTATTCTCCGCCGACGAAACAAAACTCTTTTGGAAAGCTAcgaagaaaattgtattttcatGCTTAAACAGTATacgtaaaattagaaaattaattttggggGATAAAAATACTACGGCACAATTATCTTCTATCTTAGA gaTATTATCATCTATATCTTCTCTACAAGTTCCTgaagaaattaatctttttcctACCAAAATGTTTTTTTGGTTTCCCGAATCTGATGATTTAAAAGTAGACGTACTTCAAGCTTTGGAATACACCATTACGCAAAGCTGCGCCGAATG GTTTGAACACATACTAAGCAACAATTCACCTGATACGGAATCAGATGAAGACGCGATTAGGTATCATATTAAAGTAATTCAACTGATTAGAGCAGACTTGCAGAAAGCTAATGATTATTATAACAAACTATTCATAAA aaaaattaacgttCCGTATGCAAGAATAATGTATATTGCGTACGAGAAGAGAATCAGTGATATGTGTACAATCATTATAGAGGATGTGTGTGCCAGATTGAAACGAATTGAGGTTGATAGTACTGACAACGCAGAATTGAGTCTAGGCACGACTCTATTTGAGCTCTATCTTACGCTTCAAAGATATGCTAt ACTTGGTCAAGCACTTTGTGCCGAAGGAGAGTTAGAAGACATGAAGATACAGAATTATTACGATTGGTTTAGAGGTGGTGTCGCGCATTGGCTAGAAATTGCAGTGTATAAAGCACTTAAACGAATCGATAGAGCAGTCGAAATCGATAGTTTACAAGCAGTCGACAGTAGCGTTCAATATAGTTCAAGCGCTGTAGATACATTAACaacattttatcaaattaaagtGTTTTGGACGCAGCTAGCGTGGCCCGATGTTGAAGGTTCTTACACTTTCTTAGCAAGAATTATTGAC gaCATTTGTAAATGTTCTATGGCATACGCCGATAAAATGGCAGCGAAAGCAGAGATGACAACGGAATTAGAATTACTCTCTCAGAGTAGTGTCTAtgaaaaaagatttacaatATCGACAGCATGGTGCTTTGCcattaataatatcgattaTATTAGAACATCGATTGCACCGCTGGCAAAGGACTTAGGACTGCAGAATATTGTGGATGCTTTAGGAGAGCACAAAACTCATGAGGAGGCTGATCGTTGTCGACAGACTCTTCAGCTTATCATTGACAACGCTACGGATACCGTGAAAAACAAGATCATAGAGTTATTGGAAGTTGTTGCCAGTAAAATGGCTCCTGCAATGAACAG ataCCTCATGGAGGGTGCCGAATTAATTGATACGACCAGTAATGCGATGGATCGTCTACTACAGTATTTAGATAGCAATCTGATAACTCTGCATGATAATCTTAACGAGGACAACTTTAACAGGGTTCTTTTAGTAATTTGGGAAATTATATCTCAAACGTTATATGAGTTAGTTAATACTAATTTAGAG AAACGACGACCACCATCATTTTATTCGAACTTGCATAGAACTCTTCACACTCTCATTCGATTTTTTAACCTTGGTGCCGACGAAACAGCAAATGTGcaagttttacaaaaaatcgaacaacttttaaaattacatggACTTGAGACTGCCGAGCTTATACATCGTTATCATCAGGAACGTGTGGAAGAACAAAAGGAAATGGAAGAGCCCAGCTACGGTCTCGTCAGCGTCAAGGCATATTTCCTTGATAATTCATTGAATATACAAATCCTGAATGCCAGAAATCTCCATTGTATGGATAGTAACG GCCAATTTATAGGCAAGCTGTCTACTCTCGAGCGTAAACTACATTCAAAATCTAAACAAAAAGTCAAAGAAGGGAAGACAA GTAAATGCGATTCCTACGTAAAAATCAGATTACTGCccgaagaaaaatttactgACATTAAAGCGCCGAAGACACATGTACAGAAAGAAACACTTTTCCCTCTTTTCGACGAAACATTTAACAT TCCTCTTACTCCAGAACAAAGGGCCTTTGAAACTGCTATAGTGGCATTTGAGATAAAAGACAAAGATTTTCTCAGATCAAGATTTATGGCGGAAGCTTTTTTACCTTTTAAAGAGATTCCTGATATTGAACCACAAACTGGTTTTGCAACTTTAGACCAAATACATTTGAAACTATCTCGTCCAATTAAGAAaa TTACGGACATCATTCGCGCATTAGAGCACCGAAAAGGAGATAATCAGGCAACAGATTTCATTTCAAGACTTAATACTAAAACAAACACTAAATGA